Below is a window of Streptomyces spongiicola DNA.
GGCATCACCACCGTGCAGGAGGCGCCGAAGGCGGCGCAGGCGTAGGCCAGCGACTGCGCGTGGTTCCCGGTGGAGTAGGTGACCAGGCCGCGGGCGCGCTGCTCCGGCGTCAGCCCGGCCAGCAGGGTCAGCCCGCCGCGCACCTTGAACGCTCCGACGGGCTGGACGTTCTCGTGTTTGACGTAGACGGTCGCGCCGGCCATCGCGTCCAGTACGGGATACGACCACATCGGCGTCGCGGGCAGATGGCCGGCCAGCAGGTCCCGGGCGGCGAGGATGTCGGCGAAGGCGGGAGGCCGTGGAGCAGGAGGCTGTGAGTCAGGAAGTCGTGAGTCAGGAGGCCGAGGGGCAGGAGGCTGTGAGTCAGGAGGCTGTGGGGCAGGAGGCTGTGGGGCAGGAGGTTGTGGGGCCCGAGGTTGTGGGGCCCGAGGTTGTGAGTCAGGAGGCTGTGGCATGCCGCCATCGTCCCGGCATGCCGTCCCATCGGTCCAATGCCAGTTCTCGCGGGCACCCATCAATCCCGTTGATATGTTTCCCCCATGCTCGACGTCACCCGCCTGCGCGTGCTCGCCGCGGTCGCCCGCCATGGCTCGGTCACCGCCGCCGCCCGCGCCCTGGGCTACGCGCAGCCGTCGGTCAGCCACCATCTGGCCCGGCTGGAGGCCGAGACGGGCAGCCGACTCGTCCAGCGAGTGGGGCGCGGCGTCCGGCTGACCGATGCGGGCCGGATGCTGGCCGAGCGGGCCGAGGAGATCCTGGGGCGCCTGGAGTCGGCCGAGGACGAACTCGCCGCCCACGCCGGACTGCACGCCGGACGGGTACGCCTGGCCGCGTTCCCCTCGGCCCTGGGCACGTTCGTCCCCCGGGCCGCGGCCGCCTTCGCCGCCGCCCACCCCGACGTCGAACTGCGCTTCACCGAGGCCGAACCGCCCGACGCGGCGCGGCTGCTGCGTTCGGGCGAGGTCGACATCGCCCTGCTGTTCAGCTACTCCGGCGCACCACCCGCCGACGACGGGCTGCGCCGGACGCCCCTGCTCACCGAACCCATCTACCTCGTGACCCCGGCCGGCCTGCCGGGCGACCGGATCGGCGACCACGCCGCCCGGCGGTGGATCACCGGGTGCGAACGGTGCCGCACCCACCTGGTGCGCTGCTGCGAGGCCGCCGGCTTCACCCCTGACATCGCCTTCACCACCGACGACTACGTCGCCGTCCAAGCCCTCGTCGCC
It encodes the following:
- a CDS encoding LysR family transcriptional regulator, which produces MLDVTRLRVLAAVARHGSVTAAARALGYAQPSVSHHLARLEAETGSRLVQRVGRGVRLTDAGRMLAERAEEILGRLESAEDELAAHAGLHAGRVRLAAFPSALGTFVPRAAAAFAAAHPDVELRFTEAEPPDAARLLRSGEVDIALLFSYSGAPPADDGLRRTPLLTEPIYLVTPAGLPGDRIGDHAARRWITGCERCRTHLVRCCEAAGFTPDIAFTTDDYVAVQALVAAGLGVTALPGLALAAQLNPAVRPVRLPGHERVVSAAVHGEPPDPPGVAALLGHLARATATALTPL